In Podospora pseudocomata strain CBS 415.72m chromosome 4, whole genome shotgun sequence, the genomic stretch GCGAACTCCATCGTTGAATTCGAGTATCGAGGCGTTATTCGCAATGACTCCCGCTTTATCGGGCGCCCAACGCAAGAATGGGACAAGTCGATGCACGACCTCATGGCTGGGACTTTGATCAGAATCTCACATGAGGAACTCCAGTTGGCCGGGACGGACTCAATTCCACTTAGAGATGGCGGCTATGCTGCTGGCTTGGGTGTGGCACACAACCTCCATTGTGTCAAGAAGATAAAACAGTTCCTATATCGAGAACACCTTTACCCAGACCTGGATACAGGTAGTCAAAGGTTTGAAGACCTTCAAACGCATGCGGGTATGTTTCTGTACTTTCTTTCCTACCTACATGAAAGGAGGCGAGTAGTGACTTAATGCGATAGATCATTGTCTTGATTTCATCCGTCAAGGCATCATGTGCCATCTAGATTACTCGCTGTACACAGTGTACTGGGGAGAGCGAAAAGACATCCCAACACATCATGATCCGCCAGTGCAAAAGTGTGTGAACTGGGAGAAACTTCATAATTGGATGCAAGAAAGATCGGCCAACACAGATATGCTGGTACGGCCTTGGACAGAATAGACTTAGATCTGGGGAATCACATACAAAACAAATCTATCTGCAGACTATTCTTCTTACCTGCAAATTGTCAAAGTTTTGGGTGTTGCTAGTGTCCCAGGTAGCTCAGGGGTTTGAAGACAGCCCTTCCGCAGCCATTATTTGACGACCAGATGACGCGTCTCAGTTCTGTCTGCCGGAAGAACCGCCAATTGGGGGCTGTGACATGTACTGATATAGTGGTCATGCAAAACACTTGGACTGTGCCCGACCACGGCGTTAAGGATCGATGTTGGTTGCCTGGTTTAGATAGCGAGAAAGCCAATCACACCACGGGATTCAGGGCGGGAAGGGACCGCTCGGCGAGGGCcggaaaggggaaggagtaAGATGTTGCAGATCACTCATCTGTTGCTGGTTACATCAGGacgtgttggtgatgggtgacTTGATCAGATGCGATTGGAAAAGGCGGCCCCATTATGCAGATAAATAAACTTTTCTTGTCTCGTTGACTAAGGTAGGTACTCGAGCTGTTTTTGACACAAATTATCAACCTACTTACAACCAGTCGACCACCTGAAGATGGCTTCACAAGATGAGCAAGATCCATTTATCGCCAAAGGCTTTAATTCGGAAGACGACCTGAAATATG encodes the following:
- a CDS encoding hypothetical protein (antiSMASH:Cluster_8; EggNog:ENOG503P5F9; COG:S); its protein translation is MSTDKHEQRPFLADDSEEIRSAGHSRHPIISQRTLLLASAISNVVLLVISALLSGTVFSVLGHAQKKAQLPDPYSPANSIVEFEYRGVIRNDSRFIGRPTQEWDKSMHDLMAGTLIRISHEELQLAGTDSIPLRDGGYAAGLGVAHNLHCVKKIKQFLYREHLYPDLDTGSQRFEDLQTHADHCLDFIRQGIMCHLDYSLYTVYWGERKDIPTHHDPPVQKCVNWEKLHNWMQERSANTDMLVRPWTE